The following proteins are encoded in a genomic region of Leptolyngbya boryana PCC 6306:
- a CDS encoding IS4 family transposase, translated as MDSYGSHCTKPACRSGQFRKPQTKFLVTLFTTMLVVCGKVNFTNLSRYSNLSERTYRRQYQQDFEFAPLNQALVAEASRAGPVRLAVMDCSFVSKSGRATFGLDRFWNGCASRVATGLEVSVVGVVDVEGEQAYALSAEQTYAQSSLPEFSRMDQYLYHLDRVRPHLPPEVEYLAVDGAYAKESFVTGAVDLKLHVISKLRCDANLQFLYTGEQKRRGRPRKYAGKVDLSDVSRLTLVETVQPNVDLYTAVVWHVSLKRTIRLAYLVEHRHSTRVRTCLLFSTDIEQDTRQIVQYYKLRFQIEFLFRDAKQFTGLEDCQARDAAKLAFHFNASLTALNLAKFEAIEQHSGTAPFVFSMASVKRRMLNQHLLDRFICNLDLEPSQIKSHPNYSTLCNYGIIAA; from the coding sequence ATGGATAGCTATGGAAGCCATTGTACAAAGCCTGCTTGCCGAAGTGGGCAATTTCGCAAACCGCAAACGAAATTCTTAGTGACTTTATTCACAACGATGTTGGTCGTGTGTGGCAAAGTTAACTTCACCAATCTGAGCCGCTACAGCAACTTGAGCGAACGCACCTACCGCCGCCAGTACCAGCAAGACTTCGAGTTTGCCCCGTTGAATCAGGCGTTGGTTGCTGAGGCAAGTCGAGCAGGCCCGGTAAGGCTTGCGGTCATGGACTGCTCGTTTGTTAGCAAGAGTGGCAGAGCGACGTTTGGATTAGATCGGTTTTGGAATGGATGTGCTAGTCGAGTGGCAACCGGATTAGAGGTGTCAGTGGTCGGTGTGGTTGATGTCGAGGGTGAACAAGCCTATGCGTTATCGGCTGAGCAAACCTATGCCCAATCGAGTTTGCCGGAGTTTAGCCGCATGGATCAATACCTTTATCATCTAGATCGTGTACGACCTCACCTGCCGCCGGAAGTCGAATACCTCGCAGTCGATGGAGCCTATGCCAAAGAAAGCTTTGTCACTGGAGCCGTGGATCTAAAGTTGCATGTCATCAGTAAACTGCGATGTGATGCCAATCTTCAGTTTCTCTACACCGGTGAACAAAAGCGACGCGGCAGACCGCGCAAGTATGCGGGCAAGGTTGATCTGAGTGATGTGAGCCGCCTCACGTTGGTCGAAACGGTGCAGCCGAACGTTGACCTCTACACGGCAGTCGTATGGCACGTCTCGCTCAAACGCACGATTCGCCTTGCCTATCTCGTCGAGCATCGCCATTCGACTCGTGTTCGCACTTGTCTGTTGTTTTCCACCGATATTGAGCAAGACACAAGGCAGATTGTTCAGTATTACAAGCTGCGGTTTCAAATTGAATTTCTGTTCCGCGATGCCAAGCAGTTTACAGGATTGGAGGATTGCCAAGCGCGTGACGCAGCAAAGTTAGCCTTTCATTTCAATGCCAGTCTCACCGCACTGAATCTCGCCAAGTTCGAGGCAATCGAGCAGCATTCAGGAACTGCGCCGTTTGTCTTTTCAATGGCAAGTGTGAAACGCCGTATGCTCAATCAGCATTTGCTTGACCGATTTATTTGCAACTTAGACTTGGAGCCGAGCCAAATTAAATCGCATCCCAATTACTCAACCCTTTGCAACTACGGCATCATCGCTGCCTGA
- a CDS encoding metallophosphoesterase family protein encodes MVNGKQQRKIGTQIGVISDTHGLLRPEAIEALMGSDLILHAGDIGKPEILEELRTIAPVVAVRGNNDIGAWAQTIPEIETIAIENVSIHLLHTVKDLKVDPKTASIQVVISGHSHKPSIEEREGVLFLNPGSAGPRRFKLPISVASLYVKDNMVQAKVVNLLGNN; translated from the coding sequence ATGGTCAACGGCAAGCAGCAACGAAAAATCGGAACTCAGATTGGCGTCATCTCGGATACGCACGGGTTGCTTCGTCCAGAAGCAATCGAGGCGCTAATGGGTTCTGATTTAATTCTTCATGCGGGAGATATTGGTAAGCCAGAAATTCTTGAAGAACTCAGGACTATTGCTCCGGTCGTTGCGGTGCGGGGAAATAATGATATAGGAGCATGGGCACAAACTATTCCGGAGATAGAAACGATCGCGATCGAAAATGTTTCAATTCACCTGCTACACACTGTCAAAGACCTCAAGGTTGATCCGAAAACAGCAAGTATTCAAGTTGTAATTAGTGGTCATTCCCACAAGCCTAGTATTGAAGAGCGAGAAGGTGTGCTTTTTCTAAATCCAGGGAGTGCAGGACCGCGGCGGTTTAAGTTGCCAATTTCCGTTGCTTCTTTGTACGTGAAAGACAATATGGTTCAGGCAAAGGTGGTGAATTTGTTGGGAAACAATTGA
- the dnaX gene encoding DNA polymerase III subunit gamma/tau → MTYQSFHQKYRPQTFAELVGQNAIAQILTHAIEQSRIAPAYLFCGSRGTGKTSSARILAKSLNCLQADRPTPNPCGVCEACQAISQGNALDVIEIDAASNTGVENVRNLIERAQFAPVQLRMKIFVLDEAHMLSTSATSALLKTLEEPPEQVVFILATTEPHNLLPTIVSRCQRYDFRRIKLEPMVKHLATIANQEQLTIDDSALNLISRLSQGGLRDAETLLEQLSLFGSTITTEQIWESVGAVPDEHLVDWAESLLLPQVSSTETLLVQMQQLFQQGQEPIAIVQGLLRLLKDLQIAQTLPHSPKLSSVMPEIWQRLTNMNSINCIRLAEVRSQLRQAEFQLCQTSQPTLFLECLILDLIAIPALGAPAQINHSLLDLTTTWQQTLNQLSVNHRPIFRQAQLVQCSSKGATIRFRAASFLNLATNYQSEIEQALSQVLAYHVPVQLCT, encoded by the coding sequence ATGACTTATCAATCCTTCCATCAGAAGTACCGTCCTCAAACATTTGCAGAATTAGTTGGGCAAAATGCGATCGCACAAATCCTCACTCATGCGATCGAGCAGTCTCGCATTGCTCCGGCTTACTTATTTTGTGGTTCACGCGGCACAGGTAAAACATCCAGCGCCCGGATTTTGGCAAAGTCGTTGAACTGCCTTCAAGCTGATCGTCCAACCCCAAATCCTTGTGGTGTTTGTGAAGCCTGCCAAGCAATCTCTCAAGGCAATGCTTTGGACGTGATTGAGATTGATGCCGCCAGCAATACTGGAGTCGAAAACGTGCGGAACTTGATTGAACGCGCCCAGTTTGCTCCGGTGCAGTTGCGGATGAAGATTTTCGTTTTGGACGAGGCGCATATGCTCAGTACCTCTGCAACCAGCGCCCTACTCAAAACACTAGAGGAACCACCAGAGCAAGTGGTCTTTATTCTAGCAACGACGGAGCCGCACAATCTTTTACCCACGATTGTTTCGCGATGCCAGCGATATGATTTTCGACGTATCAAACTTGAGCCAATGGTCAAGCACCTAGCAACGATTGCAAACCAAGAGCAGCTTACGATCGATGATTCAGCCCTGAATTTAATTTCTCGACTGTCGCAAGGTGGATTACGAGATGCAGAAACGCTATTGGAGCAATTAAGCTTATTTGGCAGCACAATTACGACAGAACAGATATGGGAAAGTGTTGGAGCTGTTCCTGATGAACACCTAGTCGATTGGGCTGAAAGCCTCTTGCTACCGCAGGTTAGTTCGACCGAAACCCTACTTGTTCAGATGCAACAATTATTTCAGCAAGGGCAAGAACCGATCGCAATTGTTCAAGGGCTATTACGACTGCTGAAAGATTTGCAGATTGCTCAAACGTTACCTCATTCCCCTAAGCTTTCGAGTGTGATGCCTGAGATATGGCAGCGATTAACCAACATGAATTCGATAAATTGCATCCGTCTTGCTGAAGTGAGATCGCAGTTGCGACAAGCTGAATTTCAGCTATGTCAAACGAGTCAACCAACTCTATTCCTAGAATGTCTAATACTTGATTTGATAGCTATTCCTGCTTTAGGCGCACCAGCACAAATTAATCATTCCTTACTAGATCTAACCACAACCTGGCAACAAACTCTTAATCAACTTTCAGTCAATCATCGTCCTATCTTTCGACAAGCACAACTCGTTCAATGCAGCTCAAAGGGCGCAACGATTCGTTTTCGAGCAGCGTCGTTTTTGAACCTAGCGACAAATTATCAAAGCGAGATCGAGCAGGCATTATCGCAAGTTCTCGCCTATCACGTTCCTGTTCAACTCTGCACTTAG
- a CDS encoding hypothetical protein (catalyzes the DNA-template-directed extension of the 3'-end of a DNA strand; the delta' subunit seems to interact with the gamma subunit to transfer the beta subunit on the DNA): protein MSVVKPPIGQSSAITKLQAAITQNRLAPAYLFTGFDGVGRKLAAQWLSQQLLCHQDVPHPDILWIEPTFTKDGHQYTHSEAERNGLAAKSRSQIRIDQIRQIITLLQQPPLLASRSLVVIDGAETMTEAAANALLKILEEPGRATLILITPTSNHLLPTIRSRCQTIHFKRLPFELLTQVIQESCPELLKHPDLIRFAQGSPGRAIAAWKNAQQIPTTIIHMLNRSDRPIWDCLSLSQQIQALDFSLQLWLLNFLQFQSWQQSRCSKIFHQFEQTRTYLSQHCQAQLVWDWLLTSLPKTQWQLPAIMESPCQHLSSQMASLPKSEVATKSVSVVQQAPAEPSTRFGGRQTDLFEAIALNKQSPNPSIDYGNSSSSFVQSH from the coding sequence ATGTCTGTTGTCAAACCACCAATCGGGCAATCAAGCGCAATCACAAAGCTACAGGCTGCTATCACCCAAAATCGGCTTGCCCCCGCTTATCTATTCACTGGTTTCGATGGGGTAGGGCGTAAACTTGCAGCTCAATGGTTGTCTCAGCAACTTCTCTGCCATCAAGATGTGCCCCACCCGGACATTTTATGGATTGAGCCAACTTTTACAAAAGATGGGCATCAGTATACTCATTCTGAGGCTGAACGGAATGGGCTGGCTGCTAAATCGCGATCGCAGATTCGCATTGACCAAATTCGGCAAATTATTACCCTCTTACAGCAACCTCCGCTACTTGCCTCGCGATCGCTCGTCGTAATTGATGGAGCAGAAACCATGACCGAAGCGGCTGCGAATGCACTTCTGAAGATTCTTGAAGAACCCGGACGCGCTACTCTCATTCTGATTACTCCGACTTCAAACCATCTACTGCCAACGATTCGTTCTCGTTGCCAAACTATCCATTTCAAGCGGTTGCCTTTTGAGTTACTCACTCAGGTTATACAGGAGTCTTGCCCAGAACTACTAAAGCACCCAGACTTGATTCGCTTTGCTCAAGGCTCTCCTGGACGAGCGATCGCAGCATGGAAAAATGCACAGCAGATTCCAACTACCATAATTCACATGCTGAATCGGAGCGATCGCCCCATTTGGGATTGCCTTTCTCTATCACAGCAAATTCAAGCGCTCGACTTTAGCCTACAACTATGGCTGTTGAATTTCTTACAATTCCAATCTTGGCAGCAATCTCGTTGCAGCAAAATCTTCCATCAATTTGAACAGACTCGAACTTATTTATCGCAACACTGCCAAGCACAACTGGTGTGGGACTGGTTGCTTACCTCATTGCCTAAAACTCAATGGCAACTTCCAGCCATCATGGAATCGCCATGTCAGCACCTTTCTTCACAAATGGCTTCATTGCCAAAGTCTGAAGTTGCAACCAAATCAGTAAGTGTCGTACAGCAAGCTCCTGCTGAACCTTCTACTAGATTTGGAGGGCGGCAAACTGACTTATTTGAGGCGATTGCACTCAACAAGCAATCTCCTAACCCTTCAATCGATTATGGCAACTCTTCCTCCAGTTTTGTTCAATCCCATTGA